In the genome of Fischerella sp. PCC 9605, the window TCCACAAAACCAGCAGCATTTGGGGCATTGCTGAATTCCTTCGGTCGCAATCCCCCAAGCTTTGACAGGTGCGATCGCTCTTTTGGCATATCCGGTTGCTCTACTTGTTCTGAAGCGATCGCCGTTTATCATATTTCAAAAGCCCAAAACAGCGAACCAAAATGATTGAAAAACCAAAACTCCAGAAAAGGCAAGAATCACAACAACAAGAGTTGCCACTACAACCAACTCAGCATATAAGGATTGTTGACTGCAACAAACCAATCAGGCAGATTTTCTACGAGTGCTACAAGTGCCAGCAAGGCTTGCTTACCGAATGTGATAACGCTGATGACGCTGGTAAAGTAGAAGACATCGACGGCAGCGACGCAATACGCTCCAAACCAACATCTGCATCAAATCCTGCATCAAAGCCTGAGCTTTTATGAGGTCGGGTCTTGTAGTATAGGTTGGCTCGATTCTGCCCAAGTACTCTCCCGACTGCGAAAATAAAATCAACGGGATCTGCGATCGCAATAAAGCACTGAGCGCTCTTGGCTTAATTTCAACTGGCTCGAATGCCAGAATCGCCCTAGCAGCATTGAGCGGAAAGATACTTTGGCTGTAGGAATGTTCGGGATTTTCAAGATAAAGGTAGCTTGGATCTTCGGCTAAATTTATAGTTGTGTCGCTTTCAAGGTAGAGTGTCGGCAGTAGCGGTTCATGCTCTAAAAGTTTGGGAGGTTTAGGGATTTTATAATTTGATCTGAATTCCATATCTAGTTTGTGAAATATTTTTCAATTGATAAAATTGATAAAAAGGAATCAATAGTTAACATAGAGTCAAAATTCCTCTACTGATAAACCCATTTTTTTCATGCGGTTAATAATTAGCTGGCAGCGTTCAGGTTGAATTTCTACTGCATAACAAGTTTTACCTAGTTGCTCACAGGCTGCCATTGTTGTCCCAGTTCCAGCAAATGGTTCAGCAACGGTTTGGGCATGGCAGGCTTTAAGAATATCCAAGGCATAGCCAATGGGTTTACCGTAGTTACCAATAATTGGGTTTTTGTAGGGGCCAAGGATGGAAGGGAAATAGCCCCCAACTAAATCTTTATCAAAACAATGGTCTACGCCTCCATGAGTTAAAAAAGCATTGTTCCAATGCAAAATATTTGGCCCGTGCCAACTAGAAAGGGATTGAGGCTTAGAGCGAAGACAAACTACCTCATAGTAGAATTGGAGATGAGGATAGTTGCAAAGACGAATGTAATTATTACCACAGCCAGCAACTATGTAGATTACGCCTGTTTTAATTAAAGTCTCAAATTGTTGACAAGCATCCATGTCAAATGGAGGGTCTGTGAAAGTAAGATCACAGCCATGAGCAGGATAAAAATCTTCAATTTTTGTGGAGTCGGTACAAGCTAAGTAGTGCCGTCCAATTTTCCATCTGAGTTCAGTGTTCATCGGCTTTCCCCATCTGAGCCTCTTTTCACTTTTCATTCAATTGCCTCCGAATTGCCCGATCAAACCGTTCCTTAACTCGCTCATACGCTGCTTGCGACTTCACGGGTCTGGAATTTAAAACTTGCTCATAATTGCTATAGTTGTGACGCAAATAAGCAATCACACCACCAGTTTTAATAGCTTCACCATAATGCTGTGCGGCTAGTTCCTCTGGGTATTTGGGGAATTCATCTAAAACAATATCCACAACCAACGCCCAAGCTAAATCTTCCTCCTCAGCTTGTGCGATCGCTGCCATAAAAGCATCATCTTCAGCAATTTCTGATTCAAATACTTGTTTAGAATGGTGGGCAATCATGTCCCGCTTGATAACTTCACCTTGCCCCAGGTAGGCATCCAGCATTAAAGCTGCTTGATCAAAAGCGACACTGTAATAGTAGTAGCGGTCGTGTAGATTTTCTTTGAGTCCGTATAAGGGAAAATGCAGAGGTAGCCGCAGCCGCCGTCGTAGCGTGTCTGGATCTTCATTGGCGATAAAGACAACTATGCCAATCCGAGACAGCTGGCGGTTGAGTTTACTTAACTCATAGTTGTACGTATTGATTTGCAACCCCCACCTGACAGTAATTTTCCCGGCACTGCGTTCAATGCGATCGCCATCTAAAATAAATGACCAAGGTTCATATTTTTCGTTGATTTCCCACACTTCAAAGTACAGACTGCAATAGTCCACAAATGAAGGCAGTTTAATTTTCTGCCTTCCGGACTTTTCAATAAATTCTTCCTTGGTCAGCGGTCGCCATCTGAAACTACCCAAGAGACTAGGGAGGTTATAAGTTTTAATGGTCGGGGTTTCTTTACCTCCTGTAAAATCTAACACCGCCGTTTGTAAGCTGCTTGTCCCGCGAAAGGAACGGGCTTCAGCCACAATTAAATTACTGAGTCTGAATTGGGCTGCTTCTTCACTCCATTGTCTGCACTGGTCATACACTGCCCTTAAGTTTGCCCCGTAGAGTTGTTCACATTTGCTCTTGTATTCGTTAAAAGCTTCTAGATATCGCCCATTCAAATCTGGGTGACGTAATTGTTGCCCAATTACGAGTGCCTGCACTGGACTCCAGCGTTTGTAGTATTGCCCAAAGGTGTTGACCTCGGTGTGTTGTTCTCGTACTATGCGGTTGAGAGTGAGGCGGTCACAATTTACGTGTTCCACCCAGAAATCTCCGGCTAAAGCTTCACCCATCCTGGCAATGAAGTACTTAGGTACTAGAGCGTATCCCCGGTAAACTGAAAAACCGGGATGACGCCCTAGTCGTCCAAACCTTTGAACAAAGGTATTTGCGTCGTGACCTTCAAAGATTAAGAAATTAATCCTAAAATCAACTCCAACGTCAATTGTGGATGTACCAACGACAATATCTGCCGCGATCGCATCCTCTACTTGGTCTTTATCTGTAAAGCCTGTGTTTTCGCTTACAGTTAAGCCTAGTTCGCGCATCTGGGTACTCAGATATCTGCGTACTCGCTTCACGGCTGGGATAGAGTTGAGGATGATAGCGCCGCAAGAACCAGGATACTGAGTAAAAAAGTTCACAATCGAATTTATATTTTCATAAATCCACTGCTCCCCCCGCACCACGCCACTACCATTACTGTCACCTTGGGCAAGATAAAGTTGAATCGGCTGCGAAATTTGACGGTAGCCAGTTTGAGCCTCAGAGGAATAACCCACGGTGGTGGCTGGATTGATTAGTCGGTAGTTGAGTCCAGCGAGTTCTAGGCACTTAATTAAATGTCTGTTGGGGGTGGCGGAGAGGAAGATATATTTGTGCTTAATACCAACAGAGCGCATTAACAGGATGGTATTCAGTACCCCTGAAACCTGAGATGGTTGGTACAGGTGGAATTCATCAAAGATAATTGCTTGGAATCTTTGGTCGATTTGCTGCCACAAGTCTAGCCTGTCTTTACCACCGTCCTTGAGAAACTCCTTAATGTAGTTTCCCTGGTGCAAGTAGTAAAACAGGTCAGGATTGGTGAGGAGAATATCAGCATCACTCAAGTTCAAAAGTGTTTGCGCTTTACTATCCTTCGCTGCCCTGGCCCATATCTCCAAGTCCCATCCTGTCACTCTTTGAATGCGGAGTTTTTGGTTGGGGTAGCTTTGTAGCTGTCTGTGCTGATCCCGCACCAATTCATTAGTTGGGTAAAGAGCAATCACACCACCATTGGGGTATGCCCCAAATGCAGCATAACTTTTACCATCGCCCGTGACAGCAATATTGATAACAGCATCAACACTTGGGTCAGCGATCGCATCCCAGGTCGCTTGTTGGTGATAAGAATCCCCCGCCGTCGCCTCGCTGTCGGCTAGGCGGGAGTATAAAGGAAGAACGTGAATTAGCATGATCAAGCCACTACCGTACATAATGCTCCCGCTAACTGCTTGCACGGTATAACGGTGAGTAAATTTTTGAATTTAGTTCCTTAATCGAAGGTAAAGTTAAGGATACAGTAGTTCAGATGTCAGCCAATGAGGTTTTTTGTTCAGGCGTGAGACTTTGCCAATACTTTTCAGCTTCACTGTTTTCAGTTAGCTGCTGCAAGTTAATTTTGGCTTTCATCAACTGTGAATCGACATCGACATAGCATGAGCCAACTTTAAAAGTGTCGGAGGTGACAATAAAACCCCAGGATTCAAGCATTTTGGTAAGCTCTGCTTTAGTCTTTTCTCTATCCTCTTCGCTATTAGAGCAACCCATACCAAACTCATACTCAGTGGCGGCAGGACGTAAACCCGCATAGAGACGCAATTTATAGACGAAATACTCGAATTTCTCACGATGTTCATCCCTGATTTTGAGTTTTTGACTATTGTTGACTTTGTGAGAAATTAGCCCAAAATTACTCATGCAGTTTATGTGTCGTCAACCAACTCAGAAAAGAAGATTTTTCTTTTCGAAAGCATAGATTGACCGAAGAATTTAGTTAACCAAGTTTCAACATCCGAAAACCTGACTGTTTCAAGGGCATTTTTAATAACAGTTGTTGTTAGGTTCATAGTAGATAAAGAAATAGTCAGCAACATCTGACCCATCTGTTTGAGCGGGTAGCGTGCGGAGAATTGCTTATATTTACCAAAAAGTGATTCAATCACATTAGAAGTGGCTAAAAACGTTTTTTCGACACTAATTTGATAACTTTGATTGACTATCCTGCCATTTATGGCAATCTTGCTAACTTAATTGCCGTCGGAACTGGCGAATACTCAAGGTCATCAGGACTGTAGCGAAAATCAGCAGCACCAGCACTTGGGGCCATAGCGTCTCGAAACCTATTCCCTTAAGCAATACCCCGCGACAAACTTCTACAAAGTAGCGCATAGGATTTAGGTAGCTTAGCCATTGCATGAAACTAGGCATACTAGAAATTGGGCTGAGGGCTCCCGATAGCAGAACTAAAGGTGGGTTAGTAAAAAAAGCAGTTAACTGTGCTTGCTGCTCACTTTTGGCATAGCAGGCTAGTAATATGCCAATACTTATACCTACCCAGAAGTAGAGTACTCCAATGGAAAGGAACACCAGTAAACTACCTCTGATCGGCAGACCAAATACTAGCCTACCCACAAGCAGAGCAATTAAGGAATCGAAGGTCAATAGAATTATGAGTGGGCAGACTTTAGCAAGGATCACCTCTGTATTAGAGGCAGGAGTCATCATCAGCTGCTCAATAGTACCTGCGGTTTTTTCCCGCACTACTAAAGATGAGGCGACCTGGGAACCAATGACCGTAAGTACCACCCCAAACATCCCTGGCACAATGAACCAAGAACTTTCTAGTCCTGGATTGTAGAATACAGAAATTTGAATCTGAACTTGATTTTGCTGTAAAGCGATGCTGTCTGGAGCGAGGCGGTTACTAAGTTGACGCAAGTTGTAGTCACTAATTAGTTGGTTGATGTAATTAGAGGCAATATTGGCTGTGTTGGCATCCACTGCATCGTAGAGTATCTGTATTTGGACAGTGCGCTTCCGAGCAATGTCATCAGTAAATTCTGGAGGAATGGTAATGCCAACTGTAAGTCTACCGTTTGCCAAATCGTCAATCATCGCTTGTTCGGAAGTGTAGTACTGACTAACTACAAAAACATCAGTGTGGTCAAACACTTCAATGAATTCGCGCGAGGCACTACTATGACTATAATCAGTGATGCCAACTTTCAGGTTCTCAAACTCCGGATTAAGAGCTAAGCCGTACAAAACTATTAGGACAGTAGGTGGTACTAGAATAATTCTCAACAGCTCGCGGTTACGAAGAAGCTGCGCGACTTCTTTGCCAAATAAAGCCCAAAAGCGGTTGCCCAGAATATT includes:
- a CDS encoding CRISPR-associated endonuclease Cas1, whose product is MEFRSNYKIPKPPKLLEHEPLLPTLYLESDTTINLAEDPSYLYLENPEHSYSQSIFPLNAARAILAFEPVEIKPRALSALLRSQIPLILFSQSGEYLGRIEPTYTTRPDLIKAQALMQDLMQMLVWSVLRRCRRCLLLYQRHQRYHIR
- a CDS encoding DNA methyltransferase, with translation MKSEKRLRWGKPMNTELRWKIGRHYLACTDSTKIEDFYPAHGCDLTFTDPPFDMDACQQFETLIKTGVIYIVAGCGNNYIRLCNYPHLQFYYEVVCLRSKPQSLSSWHGPNILHWNNAFLTHGGVDHCFDKDLVGGYFPSILGPYKNPIIGNYGKPIGYALDILKACHAQTVAEPFAGTGTTMAACEQLGKTCYAVEIQPERCQLIINRMKKMGLSVEEF
- the cas3 gene encoding type I-D CRISPR-associated helicase Cas3', which produces MQAVSGSIMYGSGLIMLIHVLPLYSRLADSEATAGDSYHQQATWDAIADPSVDAVINIAVTGDGKSYAAFGAYPNGGVIALYPTNELVRDQHRQLQSYPNQKLRIQRVTGWDLEIWARAAKDSKAQTLLNLSDADILLTNPDLFYYLHQGNYIKEFLKDGGKDRLDLWQQIDQRFQAIIFDEFHLYQPSQVSGVLNTILLMRSVGIKHKYIFLSATPNRHLIKCLELAGLNYRLINPATTVGYSSEAQTGYRQISQPIQLYLAQGDSNGSGVVRGEQWIYENINSIVNFFTQYPGSCGAIILNSIPAVKRVRRYLSTQMRELGLTVSENTGFTDKDQVEDAIAADIVVGTSTIDVGVDFRINFLIFEGHDANTFVQRFGRLGRHPGFSVYRGYALVPKYFIARMGEALAGDFWVEHVNCDRLTLNRIVREQHTEVNTFGQYYKRWSPVQALVIGQQLRHPDLNGRYLEAFNEYKSKCEQLYGANLRAVYDQCRQWSEEAAQFRLSNLIVAEARSFRGTSSLQTAVLDFTGGKETPTIKTYNLPSLLGSFRWRPLTKEEFIEKSGRQKIKLPSFVDYCSLYFEVWEINEKYEPWSFILDGDRIERSAGKITVRWGLQINTYNYELSKLNRQLSRIGIVVFIANEDPDTLRRRLRLPLHFPLYGLKENLHDRYYYYSVAFDQAALMLDAYLGQGEVIKRDMIAHHSKQVFESEIAEDDAFMAAIAQAEEEDLAWALVVDIVLDEFPKYPEELAAQHYGEAIKTGGVIAYLRHNYSNYEQVLNSRPVKSQAAYERVKERFDRAIRRQLNEK
- a CDS encoding ABC transporter permease, which codes for MLAHLLNNILGNRFWALFGKEVAQLLRNRELLRIILVPPTVLIVLYGLALNPEFENLKVGITDYSHSSASREFIEVFDHTDVFVVSQYYTSEQAMIDDLANGRLTVGITIPPEFTDDIARKRTVQIQILYDAVDANTANIASNYINQLISDYNLRQLSNRLAPDSIALQQNQVQIQISVFYNPGLESSWFIVPGMFGVVLTVIGSQVASSLVVREKTAGTIEQLMMTPASNTEVILAKVCPLIILLTFDSLIALLVGRLVFGLPIRGSLLVFLSIGVLYFWVGISIGILLACYAKSEQQAQLTAFFTNPPLVLLSGALSPISSMPSFMQWLSYLNPMRYFVEVCRGVLLKGIGFETLWPQVLVLLIFATVLMTLSIRQFRRQLS